From a single Nicotiana tomentosiformis chromosome 2, ASM39032v3, whole genome shotgun sequence genomic region:
- the LOC104108431 gene encoding putative pentatricopeptide repeat-containing protein At1g12700, mitochondrial isoform X1: protein MSRISRNGIPFLSYFAISRSSSSTTVRVYSSSHSNMSISAKGKFGVNSKLENVKCLDDAVTLFRQMVRKQPLPSVFDFSKLFKTMLSMKHYSAVVSLFREMQKLGIPINDFILSIVINSYCLMHRVDCAFSVLAIYLKKGIPFDVVTFTTLIRGIFVENKVKDAVNLFKKLVREKICEPNEVMYATVMSGLSKRGHTEKTVSLLRLMEQGNTKPDIFNYNIVIDSLCKDRNLDDAISLLNEMNKKGICPDIFTFNSLIDGLCKFGQWEKVRTLFSEMLNLNIYPDVYTFSMVIDGLCKEGKVEDAEEVMRHMNEKSVEPDILTYNVIMDGYCLRGQMDRARRIFDFMIDKCIEPGIISYNILINGYCKKKKLDEAMQLFREISRRGSKPDIVTFNTILQGLFEVGRIGDAKKFFAEMLSIGHVPDLYTHCTLLKGYFKYGLVEEGVSLFNELERKRENADIEFYNVVINGLCKNGKLDKAHAIFEALSLIGLLPNVRTYTIMINKFCLEGLLGEAKDMLRKMEDNNCLPNGITYNVIVQGFLRCNRISEMAILMKEMAGRGFSFDATTTELLINVIRENPSVLDMIPELHLENKH, encoded by the coding sequence ATGAGTAGAATTTCTCGCAATGGTATTCCCTTTCTCTCTTACTTTGCTATTTCCCGTTCTTCTTCGTCAACTACTGTTAGAGTTTATTCTTCAAGTCATAGTAATATGTCCATTTCGGCAAAGGGTAAATTTGGGGTAAATAGCAAGCTTGAGAATGTCAAGTGTTTAGATGACGCTGTGACTCTCTTCCGTCAAATGGTCAGAAAGCAGCCTCTTCCTTCTGTTTTCGATTTCTCTAAATTATTTAAGACTATGCTAAGTATGAAGCATTACTCTGCTGTTGTTTCTCTTTTTCGAGAAATGCAGAAATTGGGTATCCCAATTAATGATTTCATCTTGAGTATCGTGATTAACAGTTATTGCTTGATGCATCGTGTTGATTGTGCATTTTCGGTGTTAGCCATTTACTTGAAGAAAGGCATTCCGTTTGATGTTGTCACCTTTACCACCCTAATTAGGGGAATCTTTGTTGAAAATAAGGTCAAAGATGCAGTTAACTTGTTCAAAAAGTTGGTGAGAGAGAAGATTTGTGAGCCTAATGAAGTCATGTATGCAACCGTCATGAGTGGGCTCAGCAAAAGGGGTCATACTGAAAAAACTGTTAGTTTGCTCCGGTTAATGGAACAAGGGAACACTAAGCCCGACATATTTAACTACAACATTGTCATAGATTCCCTTTGCAAAGATAGAAACTTAGATGATGCTATCAGCCTTTTGAACGAGATGAATAAGAAAGGCATTTGTCCGGacatattcacatttaattcaTTGATTGATGGTTTGTGTAAGTTTGGTCAGTGGGAAAAGGTTAGGACTTTATTCTCTGAGATGTTAAACCTTAATATTTATCCAGATGTCTACACCTTCAGTATGGTGATTGATGGACTGTGTAAAGAAGGGAAAGTCGAAGATGCCGAGGAAGTAATGAGACATATGAACGAAAAAAGTGTAGAGCCTGATATATTAACTTACAATGTGATAATGGATGGATATTGTTTGCGTGGTCAAATGGATAGAGCGAGGAGAATTTTCGATTTCATGATAGATAAGTGCATTGAGCCTGGCATTATTAGCTATAACATACTAATAAATGGATATTGTAAGAAAAAGAAGTTGGATGAGGCCATGCAGTTGTTTCGTGAAATTTCTCGAAGGGGATCAAAGCCTGATATTGTTACCTTCAATACGATATTGCAAGGTCTGTttgaagttggaagaattggcgaTGCAAAAAAGTTCTTTGCTGAGATGCTATCTATAGGACATGTACCTGATTTATACACTCATTGCACTTTACTCAAGGGTTATTTTAAGTATGGACTTGTTGAAGAAGGTGTGTCACTCtttaatgagttggaaagaaagagagaaaatgcTGATATTGAATTTTACAATGTTGTCATTAATGGATTGTGCAAAAATGGTAAACTTGACAAAGCTCATGCTATTTTTGAAGCGCTTTCTTTAATTGGACTACTTCCGAATGTGAGAACATACACTATAATGATTAATAAATTCTGTCTAGAAGGGTTGTTAGGTGAAGCTAAAGATATGCTAAGAAAAATGGAGGACAACAATTGTTTGCCCAATGGTATCACTTACAATGTTATTGTTCAAGGATTTCTCAGGTGCAATAGAATTAGTGAAATGGCAATTCTTATGAAGGAAATGGCTGGAAGGGGCTTCTCATTTGATGCAACTACAACTGAGTTATTGATAAACGTTATAAGGGAGAATCCATCCGTCCTTGACATGATACCAGAGCTTCACTTGGAAAATAAGCATTGA
- the LOC104108431 gene encoding putative pentatricopeptide repeat-containing protein At1g12700, mitochondrial (The RefSeq protein has 7 substitutions compared to this genomic sequence), which translates to MSRICRNGIPFLSYFAISRSSSSTTVRVYSSSHSNMSISAKGKFGVNSKLENVKCLDDAVTLFRQMVRKQPLPSVFDFSKLFKTMLSMKHYSAVVSLFREMQKLGIPINDFILSIVINSYCSMHRVDCAFSVLAIYLKKGIPFDVVTFTTLIRGIFVESKVKDAVNLFKKLVREKICEPNEVMYATVMSGLSKRGHTEKTVSLLRLMEQGNTKPDIFNYNIVIDSLCKDRNLDDAISLLNEMNKKGICPDIFTFNSLIDGLCKFGQWEKVRTLFSEMLNLNIYPDVYTFSMVIDGLCKEGKVEDAEEVMRHMNEKSVEPDILTYNVIMDGYCLRGQMDRARRIFDFMIDKCIEPGIISYNILINGYCKKKKLDEAMQLFREISRRGSKPDIVTFNTILQGLFEVGRIGDAKKFFAEMLSIGHVPDLYTHCTLLKGYFKYGLVEEGVSLLNELERKRENADIEFYNVVINGLCKNGKLDKAHAIFEALSLIGLLPNVRTYTIMINKFCLEGLLGEAKDMLRKMEDNNCLPNGITYNVIVQGFLRCDRISEMAILMKEMAGRGFSFDATTTELLINVIRENPSVLDMIPELHLKNKN; encoded by the coding sequence ATGAGTAGAATTTCTCGCAATGGTATTCCCTTTCTCTCTTACTTTGCTATTTCCCGTTCTTCTTCGTCAACTACTGTTAGAGTTTATTCTTCAAGTCATAGTAATATGTCCATTTCGGCAAAGGGTAAATTTGGGGTAAATAGCAAGCTTGAGAATGTCAAGTGTTTAGATGACGCTGTGACTCTCTTCCGTCAAATGGTCAGAAAGCAGCCTCTTCCTTCTGTTTTCGATTTCTCTAAATTATTTAAGACTATGCTAAGTATGAAGCATTACTCTGCTGTTGTTTCTCTTTTTCGAGAAATGCAGAAATTGGGTATCCCAATTAATGATTTCATCTTGAGTATCGTGATTAACAGTTATTGCTTGATGCATCGTGTTGATTGTGCATTTTCGGTGTTAGCCATTTACTTGAAGAAAGGCATTCCGTTTGATGTTGTCACCTTTACCACCCTAATTAGGGGAATCTTTGTTGAAAATAAGGTCAAAGATGCAGTTAACTTGTTCAAAAAGTTGGTGAGAGAGAAGATTTGTGAGCCTAATGAAGTCATGTATGCAACCGTCATGAGTGGGCTCAGCAAAAGGGGTCATACTGAAAAAACTGTTAGTTTGCTCCGGTTAATGGAACAAGGGAACACTAAGCCCGACATATTTAACTACAACATTGTCATAGATTCCCTTTGCAAAGATAGAAACTTAGATGATGCTATCAGCCTTTTGAACGAGATGAATAAGAAAGGCATTTGTCCGGacatattcacatttaattcaTTGATTGATGGTTTGTGTAAGTTTGGTCAGTGGGAAAAGGTTAGGACTTTATTCTCTGAGATGTTAAACCTTAATATTTATCCAGATGTCTACACCTTCAGTATGGTGATTGATGGACTGTGTAAAGAAGGGAAAGTCGAAGATGCCGAGGAAGTAATGAGACATATGAACGAAAAAAGTGTAGAGCCTGATATATTAACTTACAATGTGATAATGGATGGATATTGTTTGCGTGGTCAAATGGATAGAGCGAGGAGAATTTTCGATTTCATGATAGATAAGTGCATTGAGCCTGGCATTATTAGCTATAACATACTAATAAATGGATATTGTAAGAAAAAGAAGTTGGATGAGGCCATGCAGTTGTTTCGTGAAATTTCTCGAAGGGGATCAAAGCCTGATATTGTTACCTTCAATACGATATTGCAAGGTCTGTttgaagttggaagaattggcgaTGCAAAAAAGTTCTTTGCTGAGATGCTATCTATAGGACATGTACCTGATTTATACACTCATTGCACTTTACTCAAGGGTTATTTTAAGTATGGACTTGTTGAAGAAGGTGTGTCACTCtttaatgagttggaaagaaagagagaaaatgcTGATATTGAATTTTACAATGTTGTCATTAATGGATTGTGCAAAAATGGTAAACTTGACAAAGCTCATGCTATTTTTGAAGCGCTTTCTTTAATTGGACTACTTCCGAATGTGAGAACATACACTATAATGATTAATAAATTCTGTCTAGAAGGGTTGTTAGGTGAAGCTAAAGATATGCTAAGAAAAATGGAGGACAACAATTGTTTGCCCAATGGTATCACTTACAATGTTATTGTTCAAGGATTTCTCAGGTGCAATAGAATTAGTGAAATGGCAATTCTTATGAAGGAAATGGCTGGAAGGGGCTTCTCATTTGATGCAACTACAACTGAGTTATTGATAAACGTTATAAGGGAGAATCCATCCGTCCTTGACATGATACCAGAGCTTCACTTGGAAAATAAGCATTGA